Proteins encoded within one genomic window of Oscarella lobularis chromosome 6, ooOscLobu1.1, whole genome shotgun sequence:
- the LOC136188373 gene encoding uncharacterized protein, with protein MSIASPTPVVSGDSTDDELGETTRKPIGHFKVLKQAGVAEEFYLIYEGETLIGRDASCHIRLPIRGLSRKHACIEAAVDVSMIYDMGSRNGTYRGQLSLKRGCRYELTNESLIRLSRVECMYFLGGHGASASSTTPASDTESKGNSEPILSMQRRMTSEKGGGGVEKTEETLHGSADHLIDEKEEINEDADNLTQAYAVPDNAQTLAYGIPSPQEASPVIVETSSDGDRNKEKKQEDDDEPRAEEMEVTPPQDVATSRPPSDDDSPPVVATGRRKTVRFAEENEEPSLPRDNDSEDTSSTNGANHRQTNGRGRRGRGRGKRGRPSTKKDSQESTSQASKSSRGRGKGQKRGPLAEDEDDSAVVEAPSSKRRRASKPSAAATTASLPSPDVPKVMFTGLRSTAAERIVRNLGGKLVKSVFECTHLIADKVMKNIKFLCVVARGKMIVFSKWLDACKRAGTFIDASPYILCDAASEREHSFQLRRIFGCEESHSEDASPLTQRIPALPKGIRKRKRERRRVHMATHHGRKSGSTHSIEKFSLLLFGHNNGRFNPLLIDSHRRNLLPSIPSLVKSFDSDLIGGNKISPP; from the exons ATGTCAATAGCGAGTCCAACTCCGGTGGTCAGCGGCGACTCGACTGACGACGAGTTAGGAGAAACAACTAGAAAGCCG ATTGGCCATTTCAAAGTCCTAAAGCAGGCGGGAGTAGCAGAAGAATTCTATCTAATATACGAAG GAGAGACTCTCATAGGAAGAGACGCGTCATGCCACATACGTCTTCCTATAAGA GGTTTGTCTCGAAAGCACGCTTGCATCGAAGCTGCAGTTGACGTGTCAATGATATATGATATGGGTAGCAGAAATGGGACGTACAGAGGCCAG ctctctctcaaacgtggTTGCCGATATGAGCTGACCAATGAAAGCTTGATACGATTGTCACGTGTTGAGTGTATGTATTTTCTGGGTGGCCATGGGGcttccgcttcttcgactACGCCTGCTTCGGATACGGAATCGAAGGGAAATTCTGAGCCGATTCTATCGATGCAgagaagaatgacgtcagagaagGGTGGTGGGGGTGTGGAAAAGACCGAAGAGACTTTGCACGGATCTGCCGATCATCTCATCGatgagaaagaggagatcAATGAAG ATGCCGATAATTTGACTCAAGCGTACGCCGTGCCTGATAATGCGCAAACTTTGGCTTATGGGATACCCTCGCCTCAAGAGGCATCACCTGTAATTGTGGAAACATCTTCTGATGGTGATAGAAAtaaggaaaagaagcaagaagacgacgacgagccgcgTGCAGAGGAGATGGAGGTTACTCCTCCACAGGACGTCGCTA CTTCTCGGCCACCTAGTGATGACGACAGTCCGCCAGTTGTAGCCACAggtagaagaaaaactgttCGTTTTGCTGAAG aGAATGAAGAGCCTAGTTTGCCGAGAGACAACGACAGCGAAGATACTTCCTCGACGAATGGAGCAAATCATAGACAAACAAACGGTCGAGGCCGTAGAG GTAGAGGCAGGGGTAAAAGAGGGCGCCCATCAACGAAGAAAGACTCGCAG GAGAGCACTTCTCAAGCGTCCAAGTCGTCTAGAGGACGCGGAAAGGGACAAAAGCGTGGCCCACTcgcagaagacgaagacgactcaGCA GTGGTTGAAgcaccgtcgtcgaaacgacgacgagcttcaAAACCGTCAGCCGCCGCTACGACAG cTTCTTTGCCGTCTCCAGACGTTCCTAAAGTCATGTTCACTGGTTTACGTAGTACGGCTGCGGAAAGG ATTGTACGGAATCTGGGAGGGAAATTAGTCAAGTCCGTTTTTGAGTGTACTCATCTCATAGCAGATAAG GTTATGAAAAACATCAAATTTTTGTGCGTCGTTGCTCGAGGGAAAATGATCGTGTTCAGCAAGTGGCTCGACGCGTGCAAACGTGCAGGAACTTTCATTG ACGCGTCTCCCTATATCCTGTGCGACGCTGCGAGCGAAAGAGAGCACTCGTTTCAGCTGCGCAG gatcttTGGTTGTGAAGAATCACATTCCGAGGATGCTTCTCCTCTGACGCAACGCATTCCCGCGCTCCCAAAAGGaattcgaaaacgaaaaagagaaaggaggcGTGTTCACATGGCAACTCACCATGGACGCAAGAGCGGGAGCACTCACAG CATTGAGAAGTTTTCTCTCCTCCTGTTTGGACATAATAACGGACGATTTAATCCGTTGCTTATTGACTCCCATCGAAGGAACCTTCTACCAAG CATTCCGAGTCTCGTTAAATCGTTTGATTCTGATCTCATCGGCGGGAATAAGATCAGTCCACCTTGA
- the LOC136188333 gene encoding uncharacterized protein, translated as MGKMEELLKRIEKIEKENEELKKRMDVVELEKSVAEVTEQLRDVDLSQTSASVLTKSQASAMGRAIHEYESKVAQFNELKRKLAAGVLTEIEQLTLRELALVLTSGKKEYDEMLSKLKSPSNIATISVARARFAGTEMRIPASLFCDVFKTYMPPEISAREEMKDSFSRKFQRLLFYSICQKDHAYEERKLNESIVELLNSVGIRMDGQVSVKSYTADGALKFFDENIGRNVFHAFLECKIAIGKGDPRLEGMAYVKHAGDKIVAEGNVWLLPPSLLLTWREFEVDIYGTVTLQPQHREKKGEVGIACSHLAHFSLTNAEVAKAMVCWLKGMLDELEQKRVEPARQKFPLIAEYEDDEGRKFPLTFTEHIRDNVFSATATTGSVEEGRIVKFVGRYGKEVHKLCADNNFAPALYSCQFLPEHSVWMLVMAKDDGFRTLKSALDDQTVHKPAAVKENLKNALECIHRNAYVHGDFRSPNILVNNDGEVKLIDFDWSGKEASVYYPVPLNDGIDWPKGAAFDQRIRKEHDCFFLEKHLSQL; from the exons ATGGGAAAAATGGAAGAATTACTGAAGAGaatcgaaaaaatcgaaaaagaaaacgaagaattgaagaaaagaatggACGTAGTGGAATTGGAAAAGTCAGTTGCTGAGGTGACAGAGCAACTTCGAGATGTGGATCTATCCCAGACAA GTGCCTCAGTACTGACTAAATCAC AAGCGTCAGCGATGGGAAGAGCTATTCATGAATATGAAAGTAAAGTGGCGCAATTCAATGAATTAAAGCGTAAATTAG CTGCAGGAGTCCTGACTGAAATCGAGCAGCTAACATTGCGTGAATTGGCCCTCGTTCTGACGTCAGGAA AAAAGGAGTACGATGAAATGCTTTCAAAA TTGAAGAGCCCTTCGAATATAGCAACTATCAGCGTTGCTCGAGCCAGGTTTGCTGGAACAGAAATGCGAATTCCTGCATCTCTCTTCTGCGACGTCTTCAAAACGTATATGCCTCCAGAGATATCGGccagagaagaaatgaaggATTCATTTTCACGTAAATTTCAAAGGCTTCTATTTTACTCAATCTGTCAAAAAGACCATGCCTATGAGGAGAGGAAACTTAATGAATCAATTGTGGAGCTTCTCAACTCTGTCGGCATTCGAATGGACGGTCAGGTCTCCGTGAAATCTTATACTGCTGATGGTGCTCTCAAGTTCTTTGACGAAAACATCGGCCGTAATGTTTTTCATGCATTTCTGGAGTGCAAAATAGCCATTGGCAAAGGTGATCCTCGTCTTGAAGGAATGGCTTATGTGAAGCATGCAGGTGATAAGATTGTTGCGGAG GGTAATGTCTGGTTATTACCTCCTTCTCTCCTCTTGACATGGCGCGAGTTTGAGGTCGATATTTATGGGACAGTTACCCTTCAACCCCAGcatagagaaaagaaaggcgaagtTGGAATTGCATGTTCGCACTTGGCACACTTCTCGCTAACGAATGCGGAAGTAGCGAAAGCCATGGTTTGTTGGCTAAAGGGAATGCTTGACGAACTTGAACAAAAACGCGTGGAACCGGCTCGTCAGAAGTTTCCTCTCATTGCTGAatacgaagacgacgaaggacgAAAGTTTCCGCTTACCTTCACGGAGCACATTCGTGACAACGTCTTCAGcgctactgcaactactggTTCTGTAGAAGAAGGCCGTATTGTCAAATTCGTTGGTCGCTACGGAAAGGAAGTGCATAAGCTTTGCGCTGACAATAACTTTGCTCCTGCTCTCTACTCCTGTCAGTTTCTTCCTGAACATTCGGTTTGGATGCTAGTCATGGCCAAGGACGACGGCTTCCGTACCCTCAAAAGTGCCCTTGATGATCAAACAGTGCACAAGCCGGCTGCagtaaaagaaaatctaaagaaTGCCCTCGAATGCATTCACAGAAACGCATATGTTCATGGTGACTTTCGATCTCCCAACATACTAGTTAACAACGATGGCGAGGTGAAGCTCATTGACTTTGATTGGTCGGGAAAAGAAGCCTCAGTTTACTATCCTGTACCTCTCAACGACGGAATCGATTGGCCAAAAGGAGCAGCGTTTGATCAGCGCATACGTAAGGAGCACGATTGCTTCTTCCTGGAGAAGCACTTGTCTCAGCTATGA
- the LOC136188430 gene encoding protein phosphatase Slingshot homolog 1-like, producing the protein MEQFAKIKKTETLVMLYNLKVLDCGETELDFHTDPNDIRLTADHLDMTLQSVVLERTSFRAYVSLRQAVELEWRQPFGRYIVIVASMGLQDTEENLLLGVDWIDKRLRVAFVFPIWRDTTVVLNGDGGFSISSGARRHIFKRPVSVQCMWAAFQALHKACELARAYNYYLDGLSHTSSAYSKTLLTGEWNWHEDVETRPDSPPLFFLAVGAEQSEKDLVKQLLSSKLKRIMMTVDLETVTSRQLRQSLQEDLQMDLRESKSYLDQEMIRIIMGLMESALEILDYLYLGSQWNASNLEELNDRVIRHILNVTREIDNFFLGIMQLITLYNRVSPPAQF; encoded by the exons ATGGAGCAATTTGCTAAGATCAAAA AAACTGAAACTCTTGTTATGCTGTACAATCTCAAAGTGTTAGATTGTGGAGAAACAGAATTGGAT TTTCACACAGATCCTAACGACATTCGCTTGACTGCCGATCATCTTGACATGACTCTGCAAAG TGTCGTTTTGGAACGCACCTCCTTTCGTGCTTACGTATCTCTGCGACAGGCCGTCGAATTAGAATGGCGACAACCGTTTGGACGAtacatcgtcatcgtcgcatCCATGGGCCTACAGGACACCGAAGAGAATCTCTTACTCGGCGTCGACTGGATCGACAAGag acttCGCGTTGCTTTCGTATTTCCCATCTGGCGCGACACGACGGTCGTTTTGAACGGCGACGG CGGCTTCAGCATTAGTTCCGGCGCGCGACGTCACATATTCAAACGACCCGTCTCCGTCCAATGCATGTG GGCTGCCTTTCAGGCGCTTCACAAAGCCTGCGAACTGGCGCGCGCCTATAACTATTATCTCGACGGCCTGTCTCATACGTCGAGCGCCTATTCTAAGACTCTATTGACCGGGGAATG GAATTGgcacgaagacgtcgagacTCGACCGGACTCGCCGCCCTTgttttttctcgccgtcggcgccgaGCAGTCGGAGAAGGATTTGGTCAAACAATTGCTGTCGTCGAAACTCAAGCGAATCATGATGACTGTGGATTTGGAGACGGTCACTAGTCGACAG ttgaggCAGTCGTTGCAGGAAGATTTGCAAATGGATTTGCGCGAGTCTAAGTCGTATCTCGATCAGGAAATGATTCGAATAATAATGGGACTAATGGAAAGCGCTTTGGAGATACTCGACTACCTCTACTTG GGATCCCAATGGAATGCGTCGAATCTTGAAGAACTAAACGACAGGGT AATTCGTCATATTTTGAATGTGACGAGAGAaattgacaattttttcctAGGCATTATGCAATTAATTACGTTGTACAATCGAGTGTCCCCTCCCGCGCAATTTTGA
- the LOC136188054 gene encoding neurofilament medium polypeptide-like, protein MTQRHVTWHKRSSKAVSGSRKRIFEMSGATSKGDDVENLTKGIAAMEFAPAVETTALADLAKEIDEMRRKMAARDEEMAARDEEMAARDKEIKEMKMKMAARDEEIKEMKKRLDAVLSTKTGFSFDVGEVITIPCLLPDAISMVSWKHRRVANEKPTVIRELEGDQDLVIPFAKLGDAGIYQCETTLHDGRIQKSMEVKVFVEAPNRKAPHATGSTPEYRHEFRERHAQFQHSPLFFEHFQTFSKKTRKKWRWSEEEEEVKKTTASEKKLPHGCAERLQHLGRQKEHKSEADLMKAVNACLEEALDCKLETRGAKTAETRSARSEEKRKSDKEKSSGSAGSEGTKSKKKGKSVKIEEEKFDDRSDTAAAEAAARSKEAKSNEADGKAKSDKKKSSGSAGSEGTKSKKKGKSVKIEEEKFDDRSDAAAAAAARSKEAKSNEADGKAKSQRSSKGPYPNDGAFLYEDVIVIFVIEGKLHVLTTGDPLFQVLRYYEDFRDKLPPKWGPNGNLGTGGLFPCYAATLSGNKLILFGVVTIVECGEELSVEKISFCELASVDLSHTLQPIREFLSNLRCAVDRLKEYYTDYKEPQRPEELFPSLPTDGVFNGKRLKFKEAFSNRPLMFLAKWGSDDVIVKFTDEKYGDKVHKFCSDKRIAPALHGVKKVGPFQMVVMEKCDKKFVTFNEAIMQGFEKDEAYKSVKAALDTLYKGPGDGVNYVHGDFRDVNVLINNEYEVRIIDFDWAGRDSEVTYPVFLNRKIPWHDSAKIGHPVLHEHDEFCLDKYFLDRPETEKCD, encoded by the exons ATGACgcaacgtcacgtgacgtggCATAAACGGTCTTCGAAAGCGGTTAGTGGAAGTCGAAAGCGAATATTCGAAATGTCTGGAGCGACGAGCAAAGGCGATGATGTCGAAA ATCTCACGAAAGGCATCGCGGCGATGGAATTTGCTCCCGCCGTAGAGACGACAGCGTTGGCAGATCTGGCCAAAGAGATTGATGAGATGAGGAGAAAGATGgcggcgcgcgacgaagagatggcggcgcgcgacgaagagatgGCGGCGCGCGACAAAGAGATcaaagagatgaagatgaagatggcggcgcgcgacgaagagataaaagagatgaagaaaCGCCTTGACGCTGTGCTTTCAACGAAAACAG GGTTCAGTTTCGACGTAGGTGAAGTGATCACGATACCGTGTCTATTACCAGACGCCATTTCAATGGTCTCTTGGAAGCACAGACGAGTAGCAAATGAAAAGCCGACAGTGATTCGAGAGCTGGAAGGGGACCAGGACCTAGTCATCCCGTTTGCAAAGCTGGGTGACGCCGGCATATATCAATGCGAGACAACCCTCCATGACGGTCGGATCCAGAAGTCAATGGAAGTCAAGGTCTTTGTCGAG GCACCGAATAGAAAAGCGCCTCACGCTACTGGTTCCACGCCTGAGTATCGCCATGAGTTTCGAGAGAGACATGCGCAATTTCAGCACTCTCCTCTGTTTTTTGAGCATTTTCAAACGTTCagcaagaagacgagaaagaagtggCGGTggagtgaagaagaagaagaagtaaagaaaacaactgcatctgaaaaaaaactgcCTCATGGCTGTGCAGAACGTCTCCAACACTTGggacgtcaaaaagaacaCAAAAGCGAGGCCGACCTGATGAAGGCTGTCAATGCTTGTTTGGAGGAGGCGTTAGACTGCAAGTTGGAAACGAGAGGAGCGAAGACAGCAGAAACAAGATCAGCCagatctgaagaaaaaaggaaatctgATAAGGAGAAATCTTCTGGCTCGGCGGGATCCGAAGGAACGAAGTCAAAAAAGAAGGGTAAATCTGTGAAGattgaagaggagaaatttGATGATCGGTCTgacacggcggcggcggaggcggcggcgagatccaaagaagcaaaatcaaacgaagCGGATGGTAAAGCCAAATCTGATAAGAAGAAATCTTCTGGCTCGGCGGGATCCGAAGGAACGAAGTCAAAAAAGAAGGGTAAATCTGTGAAGattgaagaggagaaatttGATGATCGGTCtgacgcggcggcggcggcggcagcgagatccaaagaagcaaaatcaaacgaagCGGATGGTAAAGCCAAGTCACAACGAAGTTCCAAAGGGCCGTATCCAAACGACGGAGCTTTTCTTTATGAAGACGtgatcgtcatcttcgttaTAGAAGGAAAATTGCATGTTTTGACGACGGGCGACCCTCTTTTTCAGGTATTAAGATACTACGAAGACTTTCGTGACAAGCTTCCTCCAAAATGGGGTCCGAACGGAAATCTCGGCACAGGCGGACTCTTTCCATGTTATGCCGCTACCCTTTCAGGGAATAAACTTATTCTGTTCGGCGTTGTTACGATTGTGGAATGCGGCGAGGAACTTTCCGTGGAAAAGATAAGCTTCTGTGAATTGGCCTCAGTGGATCTCTCCCACACGTTGCAGCCTATACGGGAATTCCTCTCCAATTTGCGCTgcgccgtcgatcgtctcaaAGAGTATTATACGGACTACAAGGAGCCACAGCGCCCTGAAGAGTTGTTTCCCTCTCTACCCACTGATGGAGTCTTTAATGGCAAACGTCTCAAATTCAAGGAGGCGTTTAGTAACCGCCCATTGATGTTTCTTGCTAAGTGGGGGTCAGATGACGTGATTGTCAAATTCACAGACGAAAAATACGGCGACAAAGTGCACAAGTTCTGCTCCGATAAGAGAATTGCTCCCGCATTGCATGGCGTTAAAAAGGTCGGTCCTTTTCAAATGGTCGTCATGGAGAAATGTGACAAAAAATTTGTCACATTTAACGAAGCGATAATGCAGGGGTTCGAAAAGGATGAAGCGTACAAGTCCGTCAAAGCCGCTCTCGACACCTTGTACAAGGGACCTGGCGATGGCGTGAATTACGTTCACGGCGattttcgtgacgtcaacgtcctCATTAATAATGAATATGAAGTGAGAATCATCGACTTCGATTGGGCGGGGAGAGATTCAGAAGTGACCTATCCTGTTTTTCTGAATAGAAAAATTCCCTGGCACGATTCCGCGAAGATAGGGCATCCTGTTTTGCACGAACATGATGAGTTCTGTCTCGACAAATATTTTCTTGATAGGCCCGAGACGGAAAAATGTGACTAA